A window of the Pararge aegeria chromosome 2, ilParAegt1.1, whole genome shotgun sequence genome harbors these coding sequences:
- the LOC120631243 gene encoding adenylate kinase isoenzyme 6 homolog — protein sequence MTAKHRNLPNILITGTPGVGKSTISKLLSERIKYPWREVSKLAEEYSCLDEYDPEYQCPFLNEDKLLDIMEGMMAKGGNIVDYHGCEFFPERWFDGVFVIRANNTTLYDRLSARGYTGKKLEDNIQCEIFETLLEEAQSSYKPEIVQELQNNTEEQLHSNVEGIVQWIERWKEDNI from the exons ATGACAGCAAAACATAGAAATTTGCCAAATATACTAATAACGG GCACTCCGGGCGTAGGTAAATCAACTATTTCCAAATTGCTATCTGAAAGAATTAAATATCCATGGAGAGAAGTTTCAAAACTTGCTGAAGAGTACAGTTGCTTAGATGAGTATGATCCAGAATATCAGTGCCCTTTTCTAAATGAAGATAAG ttATTGGATATCATGGAAGGCATGATGGCAAAGGGCGGCAACATTGTTGACTATCATGGCTGCGAGTTTTTCCCTGAGAGGTGGTTTGACGGTGTGTTTGTTATAAGAGCAAATAATACTACATTATATGACAGATTGTCAGCCAG AGGATACACTGGAAAAAAATTAGAGGACAACATACAGTGTGAAATATTTGAGACATTGTTGGAGGAGGCCCAATCTTCATACAAACCAGAAATAGTCCAAGAGCTGCAGAACAACACTGAGGAGCAATTGCACAGTAATGTGGAAGGAATTGTACAGTGGATAGAGAGGTGGAAGGAagacaatatataa
- the LOC120632576 gene encoding protein ALP1-like, translated as MRLLVFIILYYLWKKRQRRRRIQVHPYNATRLLRGAFSTSFADLREHSDKFFKHFRLSITTFNELLCKIEHNLKRSSLRRAPIEPVEKLAITLRFLATGNTYSDLHVTYRMGVTTISKIVKEVCCEIWEKLREECIPQPTTQMWQRISAEFEMYANFPNCCGAIDGKHIRIVNPAGGGSMFYNYKHFYSIVLLAMCDANYCFTYVNIGSCGKNSDSTIFQNSVLFQQLERNNLRLPAPKYLQGSNIVAPHIIIGDGAFGISNYVMKPYLRNDMSHKQKIFNYRLSRARRYIECTFGILSNKFRVFHTPMNVSFSNAKTIVKACCVLHNFIRVRDGYNGNDLLSISGLIDMNLQPVSRTGNTLREVFADYFISPAGSVSWQDRQIF; from the exons ATGAGACTTctcgtatttattatactatattacttaTGGAAAAAAAGGCAACGACGACGACGTATACAAGTACATCCTTACAATGCCACTAGATTGCTGAGAGGCGCGTTCTCTACATCGTTTGCGGATTTAAGAGAACATAGTGACAAGTTCTTTAAACATTTTCGTCTGTCTATAACAACATTTAATGAATTACTCTGCAAGAtagaacataatttaaaaagatcaaGTTTACGTCGAGCACCTATAGAACCAGTTGAAAAGTTGGCGATTACCTTAAG attcTTAGCTACTGGGAACACTTACTCCGATCTACATGTCACATACAGAATGGGCGTTACTACTATAAGCAAAATCGTCAAGGAAGTTTGCTGTGAGATATGGGAAAAACTACGCGAAGAATGCATTCCTCAACCGACAACGCAAATGTGGCAACGTATTAGTGCAGAGTTTGAGATGTATGCAAACTTTCCTAACTGTTGTGGGGCAATAGATGGTAAACATATACGCATAGTTAATCCCGCAGGTGGAGGGTCaatgttttacaattacaaacatttttattctattgtCCTTCTGGCAATGTGCGATGCCAACTATTGCTTTACTTATGTCAACATTGGTTCTTGTGGGAAAAACTCTGATTCCACCATATTCCAAAACAGTGTACTATTTCAACAGTtagaaagaaataatttaaggtTACCGGCTCCAAAGTACCTGCAAGGATCTAATATTGTGGCACCTCATATAATAATTGGTGATGGTGCATTTGGCATATCGAACTATGTGATGAAACCTTATCTTCGAAATGATATGAGCCACAAACAGAAGATATTCAATTACCGTCTAAGCCGTGCCAGAAGGTACATAGAATGTACATTTGGAATATTATCAAACAAGTTTAGAGTGTTTCACACTCCAATGAACGTGAGCTTCTCCAACGCAAAAACTATAGTTAAAGCTTGTTGCGTATTACACAATTTTATCAGAGTGCGAGACGGCTACAATGGAAATGACTTATTAAGCATTAGTGGTTTGATTGACATGAATCTTCAGCCAGTTTCTAGAACAGGAAACACACTACGCGAAGTGTTTGCCGATTACTTTATATCGCCTGCTGGCAGTGTTTCGTGGCAAGACAGACAAATATTCTag
- the LOC120632581 gene encoding uncharacterized serine-rich protein C215.13-like: protein MRTVVAKMNANYIDTGRLIEEVRFRPLLWDPSNELYKNKDAKNKAWEEVGEAIFGENYIKKDKDKLLRQRWKSARDGYFKTKANMKKAPSGSGAKTVTKYIYFKELNFLDRITENEVSESMYNINEQSSSSETIAHVVNNDEISGSSQNSSTPVADQDKPTWTRKRKHERVQENSAFEKKLVDLLDKNMPDISSDDLSFFNSLGPILKSFNSYKKLLFRSKVLQIAMDLSAPTSSGTTSTSNILSPEHNSNSTTTSTTNHSNDTTTQRGYQSASQYYTVMSPENDSNSSVMCATNSSYFSNQTLPVNESMSSTTTQQGYQTANQYDPHSTVNNSVQQSCEEIQHFPNIASENDNFY, encoded by the exons ATGCGTACCGTCGTCGCCAAAATGAATGCGAATTATATCGATACGGGTCGATTGATTGAAGAAGTTCGCTTTCGACCGTTGCTGTGGGATCCATCGAAcgaattatacaaaaacaaagaCGCAAAAAATAAGGCTTGGGAAGAAGTTGGAGAAGCAATCTTTGGAGAAAATTACATAAAGAAAGACAAag ataaGCTTTTACGTCAAAGATGGAAATCTGCAAGAGATGGATATTTCAAAACCAAAGCTAATATGAAAAAAGCACCATCTGGTAGCGGGGCAAAAACCgttacaaaatacatttatttcaaagaattaAACTTTCTTGATCGTATCACTGAAAACGAAGTTTCAGAATCTATGTACAACATTAATGAACAATCAAGTTCATCTGAAACAATAGCTCACGTAGTAAATAACGACGAAATTTCTGGCTCTTCTCAAAACAGTTCTACTCCGGTGGCTGACCAAGATAAACCAACATGGACTCGGAAGAGGAAACATGAACGGGTACAAGAGAACTCCGCGTTTGAGAAAAAGTTGGTAGATTTGTTAGACAAAAATATGCCAGACATAAGCTCTGACgatttgtcattttttaattctctaGGTCCAATACTAAAATCttttaacagttataaaaaactattatttcgtTCCAAAGTATTGCAAATCGCCATGGATCTCTCCGCGCCAACTTCAAGTGGCACTACGTCGACGTCCAACATCTTGTCACCAGAACATAACTCAAATTCTACTACAACATCAACAACCAATCATTCTAATGATACTACTACGCAACGAGGTTATCAATCAGCAAGTCAATATTACACCGTCATGTCACCAGAAAATGATTCTAATTCTTCTGTAATGTGTGCAACCAATTCATCATATTTTTCAAACCAAACGCTACCAGTCAACGAATCAATGTCTAGTACCACCACTCAGCAAGGCTATCAAACAGCAAATCAATATGATCCTCATTCAACAGTCAATAATTCTGTTCAGCAAAGCTGTGAAGAAATACAGCACTTTCCAAATATTGCATCAGAAAACGACAATTTctattaa
- the LOC120632564 gene encoding elongation factor 1-alpha, which translates to MGKEKIHINIVVIGHVDSGKSTTTGHLIYKCGGIDKRTIEKFEKEAQEMGKGSFKYAWVLDKLKAERERGITIDIALWKFETAKYYVTIIDAPGHRDFIKNMITGTSQADCAVLIVAAGTGEFEAGISKNGQTREHALLAFTLGVKQLIVGVNKMDSTEPPYCEPRFEEIKKEVSSYIKKIGYNPAAVAFVPISGWHGDNMLEPSTKMPWFKGWQVERKEGKAEGKCLIEALDAILPPARPTDKALRLPLQDVYKIGGIGTVPVGRVETGVLKPGTIVVFAPANITTEVKSVEMHHEALSEAVPGDNVGFNVKNVSVKELRRGYVAGDSKNNPPKGAADFTAQVIVLNHPGQISNGYTPVLDCHTAHIACKFAEIKEKVDRRSGKSTEDNPKSIKSGDAAIVNLVPSKPLCVEAFQEFPPLGRFAVRDMRQTVAVGVIKGVNFKEAGGGKVTKAAEKATKGKK; encoded by the coding sequence ATGGGCAAGGAAAAGATTCACATTAACATTGTCGTCATCGGACACGTTGACTCCGGCAAGTCCACCACCACAGGACATTTGATTTACAAATGTGGTGGTATCGACAAACGTACCATCGAGAAGTTCGAGAAGGAGGCCCAGGAAATGGGTAAGGGTTCCTTCAAATATGCCTGGGTGTTGGACAAACTGAAGGCTGAGCGCGAACGTGGTATCACCATCGACATCGCTCTGTGGAAGTTCGAGACTGCCAAGTACTACGTCACCATCATCGACGCTCCCGGACACAGAGATTTCATCAAGAACATGATCACAGGAACCTCTCAGGCCGATTGTGCCGTGCTTATCGTCGCCGCCGGTACTGGTGAGTTCGAAGCCGGTATTTCAAAGAACGGCCAGACCCGCGAGCACGCTCTGCTCGCTTTCACCCTTGGGGTCAAGCAGCTTATTGTGGGCGTCAACAAAATGGACTCCACCGAGCCCCCATACTGTGAACCCCGTTTCGAGGAAATCAAGAAGGAAGTGTCCTCCTACATCAAGAAAATCGGCTATAACCCAGCTGCCGTCGCTTTCGTACCCATTTCTGGTTGGCACGGAGACAACATGTTGGAGCCGTCCACCAAGATGCCCTGGTTCAAGGGATGGCAAGTTGAGCGTAAGGAGGGTAAGGCTGAAGGCAAATGCCTCATTGAAGCATTGGACGCTATCTTGCCCCCAGCACGTCCCACTGACAAGGCCCTGCGACTTCCCCTTCAGGACGTCTACAAAATCGGTGGTATTGGTACAGTGCCAGTAGGCAGAGTAGAAACTGGTGTCCTTAAGCCTGGTACCATTGTTGTGTTCGCTCCCGCTAACATCACCACTGAAGTTAAGTCTGTAGAGATGCACCACGAAGCCCTCTCCGAGGCTGTGCCCGGAGACAATGTTGGTTTCAACGTCAAGAACGTTTCAGTCAAGGAATTGCGTCGTGGTTATGTTGCTGGTGACTCCAAGAACAACCCACCTAAGGGAGCTGCTGATTTCACAGCACAAGTCATTGTTCTCAACCATCCTGGTCAAATCTCAAACGGTTACACACCTGTATTGGATTGCCACACAGCCCACATTGCCTGCAAATTCGCTGAAATCAAAGAGAAAGTAGACCGTCGTTCTGGTAAATCCACTGAAGACAATCCCAAATCAATCAAATCTGGTGACGCCGCCATTGTCAACCTTGTCCCCTCCAAACCTCTGTGTGTCGAAGCCTTCCAGGAGTTCCCACCTCTTGGTCGTTTTGCCGTGCGTGACATGAGGCAGACAGTTGCTGTAGGTGTCATCAAGGGTGTCAACTTCAAGGAAGCTGGTGGTGGCAAGGTCACTAAAGCTGCCGAGAAGGCCACTAAGGGCAAAAAGTAG
- the LOC120635054 gene encoding FERM domain-containing protein 5 — MFKSRGDSNIVYKCTVRLLEDTEILECEFHPSYKGKFLLEHVCQQLNLTETDYFGLRYVDAGGQRHWLHLAKLILKQVKDASPILFSFRVKFYPPNPLLLKEDVTRFQIYLQLKRDLLHGRLYCTSNEAAMLGALIIQIELGDYDPSIHVGNYVTEMRLLLRQTDAIESRIQELHREPVEGTPGGTGGVKGMTTQEAEQTFLKIACQLDTYGVDPHPVKDHRSNQLYLGINHSGILTFQGSRKTHHFKWSEVHKINFEGRMFIVHLNYPEKKHTVGFKCPSGAACRHVWCCAIEQMLFYTLPSSSDACVYSGGGLFSWGTKFKYVGRTEREILERDGLLKPRDSQEEGSSTGGKRKASSVPATPSTPMTGDFGYSSLPRSTHSAPLEESGTVPDHEVCDGGCLLSGPTVDIALACCDHLRAVTEEPKPSAACPEYSARDPFEHSSTESAATTHVTYVSQTSHVADDWRPPALQPPPRPFSLLRAFVPSFLFVWLSLALAALLLFETDWPVLRQLKRKPELVSLRHHYYTPLKEYIKRKVIELF; from the exons ATGTTTAAAAGTAGAGGCGATAGCAATATCGTTTATAAATGCACTGTACGGTTACTAGAAGATACAGAAATATTAGAATGTGAATTCCAT CCCAGCTATAAAGGTAAATTTCTTTTGGAACATGTATGTCAACAATTGAATCTCACTGAGACAGATTATTTTGGGCTGCGCTATGTTGATGCAGGAGGTCAGAGG CATTGGTTACATTTAGCCAAGTTAATATTGAAACAAGTAaaag ATGCATCACCAATACTGTTTAGCTTCCGAGTCAAGTTTTATCCACCAAATCCCCTGTTGCTAAAGGAGGATGTGACAAGATTCCAGATATACCTGCAGTTGAAAAGAGATCTTCTACATGGGAGATTATATTGCACGTCCAATGAAGCTGCTATGCTTGGTGCACTTATTATACAAA ttGAGCTTGGTGACTATGACCCGAGCATACATGTGGGGAACTATGTGACAGAGATGAGGCTTTTATTGAGACAAACCGATGCAATCGAATCGAGAATACAG GAGTTGCACAGAGAGCCCGTGGAAGGGACGCCGGGGGGTACGGGAGGTGTTAAGGGTATGACCACACAGGAGGCTGAGCAGACATTTCTCAAAATCGCCTGCCAGCTTGATACCTATGGTGTGGACCCGCATCCTGTTAAA GATCACAGAAGTAACCAACTATACCTCGGTATCAACCACAGTGGCATACTGACGTTTCAAGGCAGCCGCAAGACTCATCACTTCAAATGGTCCGAAGTGCATAAGATCAATTTCGAGGGACGCATGTTTATAGTCCATTTAAATTACCCTGAA AAAAAGCACACAGTTGGCTTCAAATGTCCGAGCGGAGCTGCGTGCCGGCACGTGTGGTGTTGCGCGATAGAGCAGATGCTTTTTTACAC GTTACCCTCATCGTCGGACGCGTGCGTGTACTCGGGCGGCGGGTTGTTCTCTTGGGGTACTAAGTTCAAGTACGTCGGCAGGACGGAGCGGGAGATATTGGAGAGAGATGGACTTTTGAAGCCTAGGGATTCACAG gAAGAGGGATCCAGTACAGGCGGTAAGAGAAAGGCGTCAAGTGTTCCCGCTACACCATCAACGCCGATGACTGGAGATTTTG GTTACAGTAGTCTTCCTAGATCAACTCACAGTGCACCGCTGGAGGAAAGTGGCACAGTTCCGGACCACGAGGTCTGCGATGGCGGTTGTCTACTCAGTGGCCCGACCGTGGACATAGCTCTGGCCTGCTGCGACCATCTCAGAGCTGTCACCGAGGAGCCAAAACCCTCAG CCGCGTGTCCGGAGTACAGTGCGCGGGACCCCTTCGAGCATTCGTCGACAGAGTCCGCGGCGACCACACACGTGACATACGTTTCGCAGACGTCGCACGTCGCGGACGACTGGCGCCCGCCCGCCTTGCAACCCCCTCCGCGCCCCTTTAGCCTGCTTAGAGCGTTCGTGCCCTCCTTCTTGTTCGTATGGCTCTCTCTCGCTCTAGCCGCGTTACTCCTCTTCGAAACCGACTGGCCGGTACTGCGGCAACTGAAACGCAAACCGGAGTTGGTCTCCCTACGTCATCATTACTACACGCCCCTGAAGGAGTACATCAAGAGGAAGGTCATCGAACTTTTCTGA
- the LOC120628360 gene encoding STE20/SPS1-related proline-alanine-rich protein kinase, with product MAGSGHTWPNSQDDYELLEVIGVGATAVVHAAFCRPRGEKCAIKRINLEKWNTSMDELLKEIQAMSSCNHENVVTYYTSFVVKEELWLVLRLLEGGSLLDIIKHKMRISNCKHGVFDEATIATVLKEVLKGLEYFHQNGQIHRDIKAGNILLGDDGIVQIADFGVSAWLATGRDLSRQKVRHTFVGTPCWMAPEVMEQNHGYDFKADIWSFGITAIEMATGTAPYHKYPPMKVLMLTLQNDPPTLDTGVEEKDQYKAYGKTFRKMISECLQKDPTKRPSATELLKHSFFKKAKDRKYLVQTLVTIGPSMETRVHKASKRQPGTSGRLHRMETGEWVWESDEDDDDDDGDAGRDRPMNQLLRADSSDSDSDSEPRAGFTIGSHEPEEAPQINLVLRMRNSKKELNDIRFEFAPGKDSADGIATELVGAGLVAGADGDAIATQLQRLVDAYLFPGDTPAPRSLTFRLESADPAEPADEKGLIGYAQISIVD from the coding sequence ATGGCGGGTTCCGGTCACACGTGGCCTAACAGCCAAGACGACTATGAGCTTCTGGAGGTGATCGGCGTGGGCGCCACCGCCGTCGTACACGCCGCCTTCTGCCGCCCCCGGGGGGAAAAGTGCGCCATCAAGCGGATCAATTTAGAGAAGTGGAACACTTCCATGGACGAACTCCTCAAAGAGATCCAAGCAATGTCCAGCTGCAACCACGAGAACGTAGTCACCTATTACACAAGCTTCGTCGTCAAAGAGGAGCTGTGGCTTGTGTTAAGGCTTCTAGAGGGCGGCAGCCTGCTAGACATTATAAAGCACAAGATGAGAATTTCCAACTGCAAACACGGCGTCTTCGACGAGGCGACCATCGCTACCGTTCTGAAAGAGGTGCTAAAAGGGCTCGAATACTTCCACCAGAATGGACAGATTCACAGGGATATCAAAGCTGGGAACATCCTCCTCGGCGACGACGGGATCGTTCAGATCGCTGACTTCGGCGTGTCGGCTTGGCTGGCCACGGGGCGAGACCTGTCGCGGCAGAAGGTGCGCCACACGTTTGTAGGCACGCCTTGCTGGATGGCGCCCGAAGTGATGGAGCAGAATCACGGCTACGATTTCAAGGCCGACATCTGGTCCTTCGGTATCACGGCCATAGAGATGGCGACCGGCACCGCGCCCTACCACAAGTACCCGCCCATGAAGGTGCTCATGTTGACTCTCCAGAACGACCCGCCCACGCTCGACACCGGCGTCGAGGAAAAGGACCAGTACAAAGCCTACGGGAAGACCTTCCGGAAAATGATATCAGAGTGCCTCCAGAAGGACCCGACCAAGAGGCCGTCCGCGACGGAGCTGTTGAAGCACTCGTTCTTCAAGAAGGCCAAGGACCGCAAGTACTTGGTGCAGACGCTGGTGACCATCGGGCCGAGCATGGAGACGCGCGTGCACAAGGCCAGCAAGCGACAGCCGGGCACGTCGGGCCGCCTGCACCGCATGGAGACGGGCGAGTGGGTGTGGGAGAGCGACGaggacgacgacgacgacgacggcGACGCGGGCCGCGACCGCCCCATGAACCAACTGCTGCGCGCCGACTCCTCGgatagcgacagcgacagcgagcCGCGCGCCGGCTTCACGATCGGCTCCCACGAGCCCGAAGAAGCGCCGCAGATCAACCTCGTGCTCCGAATGAGGAACTCGAAGAAGGAACTCAACGACATTCGCTTTGAGTTCGCTCCCGGGAAGGACTCCGCGGATGGGATCGCGACGGAGCTAGTCGGGGCGGGTCTGGTGGCCGGCGCGGATGGCGACGCGATAGCCACCCAACTGCAGCGACTGGTGGACGCGTATTTGTTCCCGGGGGACACGCCCGCGCCGCGCTCGCTCACCTTCCGCCTCGAGTCCGCCGACCCCGCGGAACCGGCCGATGAGAAAGGCCTCATCGGCTACGCTCAGATATCAATCGTCGACTGA